A portion of the Lacibacter sp. H375 genome contains these proteins:
- the groL gene encoding chaperonin GroEL (60 kDa chaperone family; promotes refolding of misfolded polypeptides especially under stressful conditions; forms two stacked rings of heptamers to form a barrel-shaped 14mer; ends can be capped by GroES; misfolded proteins enter the barrel where they are refolded when GroES binds): MAKQIFFDIEGRNKMKKGVDILANAVKVTLGPKGRNVVIEKKFGAPAVTKDGVTVAKEIELEDPIENMGAQMVKEVASKTADIAGDGTTTATVLAQSIISEGLKMVAAGANPMDLKRGIDKAVRLVVENLKSQSQTVGNDSKKIQQVATISANNDETIGKLIAEAFAKVGKEGVITVEEAKGTDTTVDVVEGMQFDRGYISPYFVTNSEKMEVELQNPYILIYDKKISAMKDILHILEKVAQSGRPLLIISEDLEGEALATLVVNKLRGTLKVAAVKAPGFGDRRKEMLTDIAILTAGTVISEEQGYKLENADLTYLGQASSVTIDKDNTTVVGGKGKKTDITARVNQIKAQVENTTSDYDKEKLQERLAKLAGGVAVLYIGAATEMEMKEKKDRVDDALHATRAAVEEGIVPGGGVAYIRAIDALEAKVRGQIEDEQTGMQIVRRALEEPMRTLTANAGIDGSIVVQKIKEGKGDFGFNARTEVYENLFKAGVIDPTKVSRVALENAASIAGMLLTTEAVIADKPKKEEPHAHGAPDMGGMGGY, encoded by the coding sequence ATGGCAAAGCAAATCTTCTTCGACATTGAAGGAAGAAATAAGATGAAAAAAGGTGTTGACATTCTGGCCAACGCTGTGAAAGTTACACTCGGTCCTAAAGGACGTAACGTAGTAATTGAAAAGAAATTTGGTGCACCAGCGGTAACAAAAGATGGTGTTACTGTTGCAAAAGAAATTGAACTGGAAGATCCTATTGAGAACATGGGTGCTCAAATGGTGAAAGAAGTAGCTTCTAAAACTGCAGATATTGCAGGTGATGGTACTACTACTGCAACTGTATTGGCGCAATCAATTATCAGCGAAGGTTTGAAAATGGTTGCTGCAGGTGCAAACCCAATGGATCTGAAACGTGGTATTGATAAAGCTGTAAGATTGGTGGTTGAAAATTTAAAAAGCCAATCACAAACTGTTGGCAACGACAGCAAAAAAATTCAACAGGTTGCTACGATTTCTGCAAACAACGACGAAACAATCGGTAAGCTGATTGCTGAAGCATTTGCAAAAGTTGGTAAAGAAGGTGTGATCACTGTTGAAGAAGCAAAAGGTACTGATACTACTGTTGATGTAGTAGAAGGTATGCAATTCGATCGTGGGTACATTTCTCCATACTTCGTTACAAACAGCGAAAAAATGGAAGTTGAATTGCAGAACCCATACATCCTTATCTACGATAAGAAGATCTCTGCAATGAAAGATATTCTTCACATTCTTGAGAAAGTTGCTCAAAGCGGTCGTCCGTTGTTGATCATCTCTGAAGATCTTGAAGGTGAAGCATTGGCAACATTGGTTGTAAACAAACTGCGTGGTACATTGAAAGTGGCTGCTGTAAAAGCTCCGGGCTTTGGTGACCGTCGTAAAGAAATGCTTACTGATATTGCAATTCTCACTGCAGGTACAGTTATCAGCGAAGAACAAGGTTACAAATTAGAGAATGCTGATTTGACTTACTTAGGTCAGGCTTCTTCTGTAACAATTGATAAGGATAACACAACAGTTGTTGGTGGCAAAGGAAAGAAAACCGACATCACTGCACGTGTAAACCAGATCAAAGCACAGGTTGAGAACACAACTTCTGATTACGATAAAGAAAAATTACAAGAGCGTCTTGCTAAGTTAGCTGGTGGAGTTGCTGTATTGTACATTGGTGCTGCTACTGAAATGGAAATGAAAGAAAAGAAAGACCGTGTTGATGATGCATTACATGCAACAAGAGCTGCGGTTGAAGAAGGTATTGTTCCAGGTGGTGGTGTTGCTTACATCCGTGCAATTGATGCATTGGAAGCAAAAGTTCGTGGACAAATTGAAGATGAGCAAACCGGTATGCAGATCGTTCGTCGTGCACTGGAAGAACCAATGCGTACATTAACTGCAAACGCAGGTATTGATGGTTCTATCGTTGTACAGAAGATCAAAGAAGGTAAAGGCGATTTCGGTTTCAATGCACGTACAGAAGTGTATGAGAACCTGTTTAAAGCTGGAGTAATTGATCCTACTAAAGTTAGCCGTGTTGCCTTGGAAAATGCAGCATCTATTGCAGGTATGTTGTTAACAACAGAAGCTGTAATTGCTGACAAGCCAAAGAAAGAAGAGCCACATGCACATGGTGCTCCTGATATGGGCGGCATGGGTGGTTACTAA
- a CDS encoding NUDIX hydrolase N-terminal domain-containing protein → MNNDLIRDIARLKSIADLGLLYHNNEFDKERYEELREISLRQLSTFSINSVEELNILLPVAKDYPTAKVDIRGLILNADNKILLVKESTDNRWSLPGGWADVGYSPKETIIKEIKEETGLDAEVKQLLAVFDKNKHDHPPEPHYVFKMVFYCTALSINLQKGFDVLDIGYFDINDLPELSTNRILKTQLDLVYEKVITKNIEPYID, encoded by the coding sequence ATGAACAATGACCTTATACGTGATATTGCAAGACTTAAATCAATTGCTGATCTTGGACTACTCTACCATAATAATGAATTTGATAAGGAGCGTTATGAAGAATTAAGAGAAATATCTCTTCGCCAGTTAAGTACATTCAGCATTAACAGTGTTGAAGAGTTGAATATATTACTTCCTGTTGCAAAAGATTACCCAACAGCAAAGGTTGATATACGTGGATTGATATTAAATGCAGATAACAAAATTCTGCTGGTAAAAGAATCAACTGATAACAGATGGTCGTTACCGGGTGGCTGGGCTGATGTTGGTTATAGTCCAAAGGAAACCATCATCAAAGAAATAAAAGAAGAAACGGGGCTGGATGCAGAAGTAAAACAATTGCTTGCTGTGTTTGATAAGAACAAACATGATCATCCACCTGAACCGCATTATGTATTTAAAATGGTTTTCTATTGTACTGCACTTTCAATCAATCTGCAAAAAGGGTTTGATGTATTAGATATTGGTTATTTTGACATTAACGATTTACCTGAGCTTTCCACTAACCGAATTTTAAAAACACAGCTTGATTTGGTTTACGAGAAAGTAATAACTAAAAATATTGAACCGTATATTGACTAA
- a CDS encoding lysoplasmalogenase, producing the protein MKQQARIIFSIYALVVVLELLFIYFDQPQLRWFTKPLLMPLLMIGFYTASAKRNGLLFTLILLALFLSWAGDVLLQMKGMFIPGLVSFLLAHIFYIVYFIKSGNNKKGLLQLQPLTGIPVLVYILIFLWLLYPFLDALKIPVTVYGFTIGTMLLMAINTRRRLSNDAAVLFFTGALLFVISDSLLAVNLFAMNHVALSLCVMLTYASAQYLIVKGALTNQKKN; encoded by the coding sequence ATGAAGCAGCAGGCCAGGATCATCTTTAGCATCTATGCGTTGGTGGTGGTGCTTGAATTATTATTCATTTATTTTGATCAGCCACAATTACGATGGTTTACCAAACCATTGCTTATGCCATTGTTGATGATTGGGTTTTATACTGCATCAGCTAAACGCAACGGCCTCTTATTCACTCTTATACTTTTAGCATTGTTTCTTTCGTGGGCAGGCGATGTATTGCTGCAAATGAAAGGAATGTTTATTCCCGGCCTGGTTTCTTTTCTACTGGCTCATATTTTTTACATCGTTTACTTTATTAAATCAGGAAATAACAAGAAGGGATTGCTACAATTACAACCATTGACCGGCATTCCAGTATTGGTTTACATTCTGATTTTCCTGTGGCTTCTCTACCCTTTTCTTGATGCACTAAAAATACCCGTAACCGTTTACGGCTTTACCATTGGCACGATGCTGCTGATGGCTATTAATACAAGACGGAGATTGAGTAATGATGCAGCTGTTTTGTTTTTCACAGGAGCTTTACTCTTCGTCATTTCTGATTCACTCCTTGCAGTTAACCTGTTTGCCATGAATCATGTTGCGTTAAGCTTATGTGTAATGCTCACTTATGCATCTGCACAGTACCTGATTGTGAAAGGCGCATTGACAAATCAGAAAAAGAACTAA